The DNA sequence TCCACATCcctggtggatcttgcatgtggatggggcagttaacaatggaggagcatGTGCGGGTATAGTACTCGTGTCTCCAGAAGGCCATCATCTGATGAGCgcaattcatttcaagttttatgcaataaataatgatgcggagtatgaAGCATTGATTAATGGCCTAAAGATCGCTTTGGAAATGGGAGTGCAAAACCTAATTGCGAGAAGTGACTCAGAGTTGGTGGTGAATCAGGTGAATGAAGGATTTCAAGCGCGAGGCCCACGAACGGAATTGTACTTGAGATGCACGCAGCGCCTGATTGGAATGTTCAATGAAGTTAGGTTGGAATGTGTGCCGCGAGAAAAGAACAGTAACACAGATGCTCTAGCAAAGATGGGGTCGCAACAAGAGGTTGTGTTATTAGGATCCATACCCCTTGAAATCAAGGAgattcctagtatcccagagatagaagttatgcaagtggatgaggctcccaaggaaacatggatgacgcccattctGGCCTACATTTACAAGGGAACACTCCCCGAGGATAAGTTTAAGGCTCGTCGACTCTGCTATCAGGCTGCAAGGTATGCGATGTACGACGAAGTTCTGTACAAGAGAGGGTTCAATCAACCGCTGCTTAGATGTGttgataaagaagaagaaaattaCATCTTAAGTGAAGTACATGAAGGaatctgtggcaatcactcgggggaTAGCTCGTTGGCGATGAAAGTTTTGCACCAAGGGTACTATTGGCCTACAATGAAAGAGGATGCTACAAATTTTGTCAGGGCATGCGATCGCTGCCAGCGCTTTGCAAACTACTCGTCTATACCGGCGAAGCACTTGACGCCTATGGTAAGCCCGTGACCGttcgccatgtggggaattgatcttatTGGAGAATTACCTAAGGCTAAAGGGGACGTCAAATATGCAGTGGTTGCAtttgattactttactaaatgggcggTAGCTATGCCATTGGCTactatcaccgcaaagaaaatcagggattttgttttcaactccattgtgtgcaggtttggaatcccttacaagcttGTATCTGACAACGGAAAGAAATTTGACAGCAAGGAGTTGCGACAACTATGTGAGGAATTGAAAATTAAGAAGGAGTTTGCagcggtctatcatcctcaaagcaatgggCAGACAGAAGCtgtgaataaaataataaagcataccctcaaaGCAAAGCTGGAAGAGCGCaaagggaattggcctgaagaactcccaaaagtgatgtggtcctacaacactactccacgatctactacgggagaaactCCATTTATGCTGACTTACGGCTATGAAGCTATGGTTCCCGTGGAAGTTGGTTCGGGATCGCTTCGCAGAGATCGTTATACGGAAGAAGATGCAGAGATCTATCAAAGGCTTTATTTGGATCTCTTGGAAGAAACAAGGGAAAATTCTCAGCTGAGGCTCGCGGCGTATCAGCAACGTGCCacaaggtattataacaagaaggtaaagggacaGTAGCTGAAGGTAGGGGATTAGGTGTTGAGGAAGGTGATGCCGAACACGAAGAATCCCCAGCATGGAGTATTTGGAGCTAATTGAGAAGGGCCATACAAGATAAAAGCCATCTTGTGGAAAAGGACTTATCACCTTGAGGATATGGAAGGGAAGCTGGTTCCGCGAGCTTGGAACACGGAACATCTCCGGAAGTATTATTAGTAAGGCGCGGCTTTGGCCCCTTACATATCTTTTTACGTAGGGCTACGCCCAGACTATAGactagaattaaataaattcctcctatcctagggggtagtgcatgtactacttaccttagAACTAGTTTAAGGGTCATTTTTTCGaaataatttccccacagagcatagtagccgtgGGATTGGTGCAGTTTTGACACCAGAGCGCATTATTAATGAAAACTTTGAAATTTTCCAAAAGTTATTTGCTTGTTAATTTGCTTGGTTGCATGCGCGCCCTGATTGATAGTTATATGCAGATGTTAAAGGGAACAACAAAACTCAAGTAAAATTGGAACTGAGACGCGTACTATTTccaaggacgcgcccaagttaTCTTGGTTGATACTCCGACAGTTTTATGTTTCTTCAATTTTTACAAAACATAATTAAAGGGAAGATGCGTCCTTGCTGAGGACGCGCCCCTCACGCTCTGTATCTCATCTAAGTGCCCAAGTGCAGCATGATATCATGCTCGTTAAAAATACACTATCCAGACAATTCTATATAGACGCGTCCAAACAGAAAGGACGCGCCCATCAATAACACCTGATTAATATGTGATAGGAGAAAGAATAACAATGTTTCAAAGGTGATGCGTCCTCCGTACAGGACGTGCCCATATTTATGACAAAGCCAAGTTAATAAAGCAAAAGATGTGCATAAAGGCAAATTAAAGAGAAATATCATGAAAATGTGCAAGCAAATGAAGTTCAAAAAATAGTCATTACAAGTTGCAAGGCTTGAAAGGGACCGCACCCTTAGGATAGTCCTGATAAAAGTTGCATGGGTCAAATGAAAACGCGTCCTAAGCAGGGGGCGCGTCTTGAGGCTTGTCTTGGGTGTCAGTTGGAGGAGGCTGAACGTTGAGGGGAGAAGGTGCTGGGGACGCGTCCTCTTTCTCCAGGCCTAGAAAGATCCTTTTGCTCTTAATGGAATCTGCAGCCCTAACTCTGAAGTCAGTTACCCATGTTTGGGTGTCTGCATCGAACTTAGAAAAAGAATACTCTGAGTCATTGGCAATAAACCCAGAACACCATTCTTCGAACCCAGCTGCGAAGCCATTTTGATAGACTATCTTTTTCTCCTCTTTCCACCCATGCAGCCTGTCATCGTTTAGAGTGTCAAGCTCTAGCTGCATGGTGGAATTTAGTGTGATAACACTCTCCATCGTTTTCTCCATAGAAGAGACATTACCTTCCAACACAGTATTTTCCGTCTCAAGACGCGTCTTGTCCTCCTCCAGGCGTTTGATCTCGGCATCCTTTTCTTGGGCAAGCAGATTAATGTATTTTTCGAGAGATTTTATCTTATCTTCAGCTTGGCACTTTGCAGTGTCAGTGGCAGCAAGACGCGCCCTGAGTCTTGCAGACATGTTAGCACTTTACCTGGCGTGCAGACGAAGCTCAGTCGCAACCCTCGCCATTACCTCCTCTGTCTGTTGCTCTGTCTTAAAAGTCCAGCCTCTAACTTCGTCTTCAGTGAAGTCGCCAGCTGAGGACGCGCCCAGATATCGAAGCACAAAGGATTGATCATCTGGCACTACTTTCTGACGCTTTGAGGGCGCGTCCTCCGCCTTCTCAGGGATGTCAAGCACAGTAGTGTCATTTATTTTTGGTGGAGGAGAAGGAGTTACAGCAGGAGTGGGGTCTTTAACCTTTGAATCAGGCTTTGCAGGGGCCTGTTTCCTGGCCCTTAGCTTTTTGGAAGCTCCAATAGCAAATCCTTTTGGGAGAGAAGCCATATCTGTTACATGAACATGAAAAAACATTAGTTCTATAAGGTAGACGCGTCCTGATAGTAGGACGCGCCTAGAATATAATTTAAAGACTGTTAACGTAAATGTCAAATAAAATGTATGTAAAAACATGTAAATGCATGAAGATATGTCAGGGAAAGTATATGAGACATGAATAATGCATGTATGTGTCAAATAAGGAAAGGATGACGCGTCCTAAATTTATTACGTGCCACACTGACGGACATACTGGCTATAACGTGAGTTATGGGAGAAGTGTAAGTCACGGGAAAATAGTGCGAGTCCCAAATGACTGGAACAAGACGCGCCCTAAAATTAAGGCGCGCCCAAAACAGAGATATGTGTGCAGGAAACACCCGTAAAATGTATTAAGTTTTGGGTATAAAAGGAAAGACAAACATTAGCATGACGCGTCAAAGAACCATGACGCGCCTTACGGATTTAGGTAAATTGATATTTTTAGAATGAGGAGCTAATTCTGTAGTTTTGGAAGCGTCCAAAAAGTATGACGCGTCCTCTCTCATATACACTTACCTTGTTCTAAGTCGAATTGCTTACTAATGTCAATCTCGACCACTTCTGTGGCACTAAGGCCCTTGGCTTTTTCCGAGGCTGTGAGAACAGGTTTGCCATTATGAAATTCACGAAACTTGCAGATAGAGCCAACCCGGGCAGATAACGCGCCCACCAGTTTGAGGTTGTCTACCGTGATCATGTCCTTGAGGTTGAAGTGCTTCTCTGCATACTGAAGAACTTTATCtgctcttttttttcttttccttgttaATTCCTTTTGAACTCTTTTGTCTAGAGATAAAAAAATAAGGACTTgttaaagaaaaagaaaaaaatttggaaAAGCAGGACGCGTCCATAGTAAAAGACGCGTCAAGCATATGAGGACATGTTTTGGGAATCACTTACTTGGTTCTAGGTTGAAACGAACTCGGGATCTCTTGACGTCATAGACGTAGAAGAAAGGTTCCTTCCAATCCCTCTCATGGCTGATCTTGCCTTCATTGAATCCCTTGTTATTTAGCCACTTGTTGACTACAAAGAAATGATAGCCAGGGATTGATTTTCTTATGCTGTAAAAGAAGCTGAATTCCTTCATGGAGGGCGCGCCCATTCCAAGATTGTGGTACATCATGTACAAAGCCCAAGCTAGTTTGTACGAGTTTGGAGACAATTGAACCGGGGCAACGTCATACCACTTCAAGATCTTTTTGATGTATGGGTGCAAGGGCGCGCCCACGCCTAGAGAAATTAATTTTGGTGTGAGCACCATTCTAGGGATTCTTTGGTTCCCAATGTTGAAGATGTGTGGCCTCATGGTCCGAAGAGGGCGCGCCCAGATGCCCTCCATGTCATAATATTTCATGTGCCACTGGATCTCCAAGTTAGTTGCGGTGGAGTCGAGGGCTACACAGGCTAGCTTGCCTTCTTTCTTCCTCCTGATGTTTTTCTCTGCCTCAGTTAAAGCATCAAGCTTGGTCTAGTCACAATCCACTTCAACATCCGAGGGTTCCCAGTGTTCGAGGGGTGGGTCGGATTTTTGAGAAGACACAGGATACTTTTCAGGATCAGGACTTCTTTTTTCAAACTCACTTACGCTGAGAGGAGACGCGTCTTGAGAAGGAGCCGCGTCCTGTGAAGCTGACGCGTCCTGAGAAAGAGACACGCCCTCGTCAAAAACAATCATACGGGAGGGCTGTTGACTGGTGGTTGGGATGATTTCGTCATCAGTCCAATCTTCGATAGTAGCTCTGGCATTGAGAATTGGGGTTCTTTTCCGTTTGAATTCTTTCTTTTTCATTCTAGAGCTTATGGGGACATGATCCATAGAATCAGAACTGGAATCAGATATTATAGAGATCTTTGATTTGAGGGAACTGAAGACGCGTCTTTCTGCTTCAAGGAAGGAACTCGTCCTGTGAAATTCAGGAAAATCGGGTTTGAAAGAGATCAAGTGTGGGGAGTAAATCCCAAGGCGTTAATTGAGAACTTTGAATGGATGGAAAGGTGATGAAGATGACGCATCCTCCAGCTTCAAAAGTAGGAAGAGAAATTTGAGGACGCGTCCACATATTAAGAAAAAAGAAGGAAAATACTGGAAACATGCGAGGACGCGTCCTAAGAATATATCGCATGAGATGCACTACGAAGATGCGTCCTAGTAAAGTATTGTCCCTATGTGACCTCTGGTTAAAACGACTTAAACATACGTCTTAAACAAGGGAATATAAGACGCGCCCTGACGGGTAGACGCGTCCTATGTGGTTGCAATGCAGTGGAATTCTAACCGACTGTTAGCAATTTGGGGAAAATGTAATAAAACCCTAAAAACGTGTAATTCAAGAATCAAAATAGCAAAATATGGAGATTTgttatatatacacatatatatacacgaCGAAAATGAAGAACAGTGCATGAAAACATGAGGTATATGAAGGGTTTTTTACTTACTATGACTGATTTACTCAACCAAATGAGGAAATAAAAAAAGATCCGCGTACCTTGTGAGTTGAAAGTTGGATTGAGCTGAAGAAATCAAGAAATGGCCGGCTGAATCGTCGGAGTTTTGAACTTGAAGTTTAGAGGCGACGGCGATGGTGGTTTTTTGAGAAAAAGAAGGATAGAAATGACGGTGGGGGTTCCCTTTTTGGGTATTTATAGAAGAAAAGATAGCTGACGTGGAGGACAGTTGTATGCCACAAGTACCTAGTAAAGGTAAGACGCATCATCCGTAATTGAC is a window from the Apium graveolens cultivar Ventura chromosome 1, ASM990537v1, whole genome shotgun sequence genome containing:
- the LOC141708414 gene encoding uncharacterized protein LOC141708414 encodes the protein MPRTAIKGQALADFLLEFDSAVDDKTLVMLHPPHVKESLEEFPHPWWILHVDGAVNNGGACAGIVLVSPEGHHLMSAIHFKFYAINNDAEYEALINGLKIALEMGVQNLIARSDSELVVNQVNEGFQARGPRTELYLRCTQRLIGMFNEVRLECVPREKNSNTDALAKMGSQQEGTLPEDKFKARRLCYQAARYAMYDEVLYKRGFNQPLLRCVDKEEENYILSEVHEGICGNHSGDSSLAMKVLHQGYYWPTMKEDATNFVRACDRCQRFANYSSIPAKHLTPMVSP